One segment of Variovorax sp. V93 DNA contains the following:
- a CDS encoding RHS repeat domain-containing protein, with product MHYIHEPGSFVPLVQIRQAQAVALNQTTDVKALIAANGGRYDIEQDPLWNGEQLNTPDPFAKEEIAFYQCDHLGTPQELTDHEGRIAWSASYKAWGEAKQAISEAGRRAGFRNPIRFQGQYFDDETGLHYNRYRYYDPVSGRFVSKDPIKLLGGLNLQLYAPSPTEWIDPWGLASCSLYRSMKTGADGLPLPEPTARGLGARIPGDLSADEHGNVHPNTGGISVAPHTPGNLPSHRRPASLGGTGKDEVWGINSENLGPDLRYVQDCPTHGTIQPSRTMPAGEYQAALERTKTRWRKP from the coding sequence GTGCACTACATCCACGAGCCCGGCTCCTTCGTGCCGCTGGTGCAGATCCGGCAAGCGCAGGCCGTTGCGCTGAACCAGACCACCGACGTGAAGGCGCTGATCGCGGCCAATGGCGGGCGCTACGACATCGAGCAGGATCCGCTATGGAACGGGGAGCAACTCAACACGCCCGACCCGTTCGCGAAGGAAGAGATCGCGTTCTACCAGTGCGACCACCTGGGCACGCCGCAGGAGCTGACGGACCACGAGGGGCGCATCGCCTGGTCGGCCAGCTACAAGGCCTGGGGGGAGGCCAAGCAGGCGATCAGCGAGGCGGGACGCAGGGCCGGGTTCAGGAATCCGATCCGCTTCCAGGGGCAGTACTTTGACGACGAGACGGGGCTGCACTACAACCGGTATCGGTATTACGACCCGGTGAGTGGGAGGTTTGTATCGAAGGATCCAATCAAGTTGCTGGGAGGCTTGAACCTTCAGTTGTATGCGCCGAGTCCGACAGAGTGGATCGATCCGTGGGGGCTTGCAAGCTGCTCGCTTTACAGATCGATGAAAACGGGAGCAGATGGATTGCCACTACCTGAACCTACTGCAAGAGGCTTGGGGGCGCGTATTCCAGGCGATCTATCTGCCGATGAGCACGGAAACGTTCATCCCAACACCGGTGGTATATCAGTCGCTCCGCATACGCCGGGGAATCTGCCTAGCCATCGCCGGCCAGCAAGTCTTGGAGGAACAGGCAAAGACGAGGTGTGGGGCATCAACTCAGAAAATCTTGGGCCGGACTTGCGGTATGTGCAGGACTGCCCAACGCACGGAACTATTCAGCCCAGCCGCACGATGCCAGCCGGCGAATACCAAGCCGCCCTAGAGCGAACGAAGACAAGATGGAGAAAGCCATGA
- a CDS encoding copper-binding protein, whose translation MSKIRISLMAALAALAFTVSAAELADGEIRKVDKDNKKLTIKHGPLKSLDMPGMTMVFGVSDETVLDKFQAGDKVRFDAGKMDGKIVVTHIEPAR comes from the coding sequence ATGTCGAAGATTCGCATTTCACTCATGGCGGCGCTGGCCGCATTGGCCTTCACAGTCTCCGCCGCGGAACTTGCCGACGGCGAGATCCGCAAGGTGGACAAGGACAACAAGAAACTCACGATCAAGCACGGCCCGCTCAAGAGCCTGGACATGCCCGGCATGACCATGGTCTTCGGGGTGAGCGACGAGACCGTGCTGGACAAGTTCCAGGCGGGGGACAAGGTGCGCTTTGATGCGGGGAAGATGGACGGGAAGATTGTTGTGACGCACATCGAGCCTGCGCGCTGA
- a CDS encoding plastocyanin/azurin family copper-binding protein: MKHNNILRSTAFAALTALAAAGASAAGNHAGGHGHGHGDAEAAIGQPGVDAKATRTINVDMTDGMRFTPADINVKQGETVRFVVKNSGQLKHELVLGTEKELKEHYEAMKKNPEMEHAEPNMVTLAAGKSGEIVWQFTKAGKVDFACLQPGHYDAGMKGAVTVAKTAAAK; encoded by the coding sequence ATGAAGCACAACAACATCCTCCGCAGCACCGCCTTCGCCGCGCTCACCGCCCTGGCGGCCGCAGGCGCCTCCGCTGCCGGCAACCACGCCGGGGGCCATGGCCACGGCCACGGCGACGCCGAAGCGGCCATCGGCCAACCCGGCGTGGACGCCAAGGCCACGCGAACCATCAACGTCGACATGACCGACGGCATGCGCTTCACGCCCGCCGACATCAATGTGAAGCAGGGCGAGACCGTGCGCTTCGTCGTCAAGAACTCGGGCCAGCTGAAGCATGAGCTCGTGCTCGGCACCGAGAAGGAACTCAAGGAGCACTACGAAGCCATGAAGAAGAACCCCGAGATGGAACATGCCGAGCCCAACATGGTGACCCTGGCCGCGGGCAAGAGCGGCGAGATCGTGTGGCAGTTCACCAAGGCCGGCAAGGTCGACTTCGCATGCCTGCAGCCGGGCCACTACGACGCCGGCATGAAGGGCGCCGTCACCGTGGCCAAGACCGCTGCCGCCAAGTAA
- a CDS encoding multicopper oxidase family protein has translation MTNRRNFLGGAGAITGALAAASVSKVAMAALPEPVTQTTPNTMPPLMPSSGRPYNPVVTLNGWTLPWRMNNGVKEFHLVAEPVVREMAPGFKANLWGYNGQSPGPTIEVVEGDRVRIFVTNKLPEHTSVHWHGQRLPNGMDGVTGLTQPAIRPGKTFVYEFVARRPGTFMYHPHADEMTQMAMGMMGFWVTHPKAEHPLIEKVDRDFVFLLNAYDVEPGSATPKIMTMLDFNLWSWNSRIFPGIDSLNVRLNDKVRIRIGNLTMTNHPMHLHGHEFLVTGTDGGPTPKSTRQYEVTTDVAVGQMRQIEFLADEEGDWAFHCHKSHHTMNAMGHDVPTLIGLDHKDVARQITNLVPDYMVMGERGMADMGEMEMPIPDNTARMMTGEGPFGSVEMGGMFSVVKVRRNQKPGDYSNPGWFKHPKGTVAYELDGPPPETSRRRDAGAAAMPAQNMPAKNIEVQIRKPGSGHTGH, from the coding sequence ATGACAAACAGACGCAATTTCCTCGGCGGCGCCGGTGCCATCACCGGCGCCCTCGCGGCCGCGAGCGTGAGCAAGGTGGCGATGGCCGCGCTGCCCGAGCCCGTGACCCAGACCACGCCCAACACCATGCCGCCGCTCATGCCATCCAGCGGACGGCCCTACAACCCCGTGGTCACGCTCAACGGCTGGACGCTGCCCTGGCGCATGAACAACGGCGTGAAGGAATTCCACCTGGTGGCCGAGCCCGTGGTGCGCGAGATGGCCCCCGGCTTCAAGGCCAACCTGTGGGGCTACAACGGCCAGTCGCCCGGCCCGACCATCGAGGTGGTCGAAGGCGACCGGGTGCGCATCTTCGTGACCAACAAGCTGCCCGAGCACACCAGCGTGCACTGGCACGGCCAGCGCCTGCCCAACGGCATGGACGGTGTCACCGGCCTGACCCAGCCGGCGATCCGCCCGGGCAAGACCTTCGTCTACGAGTTCGTCGCGCGCCGGCCCGGCACCTTCATGTACCACCCGCATGCCGACGAGATGACGCAGATGGCCATGGGCATGATGGGCTTCTGGGTGACGCACCCCAAGGCCGAGCATCCGCTGATCGAGAAGGTCGACCGCGACTTCGTGTTCCTGCTCAACGCCTACGACGTCGAGCCCGGCAGCGCCACGCCCAAGATCATGACGATGCTGGACTTCAACCTGTGGTCCTGGAACAGCCGGATCTTCCCCGGCATCGACTCGCTCAACGTGCGGCTCAACGACAAGGTGCGCATCCGCATCGGCAACCTCACGATGACCAACCACCCGATGCACCTGCACGGGCACGAGTTCCTCGTCACCGGCACCGATGGCGGGCCGACCCCCAAGAGCACGCGCCAGTACGAAGTGACCACCGACGTGGCCGTCGGTCAGATGCGCCAGATCGAGTTCCTGGCCGACGAGGAGGGCGACTGGGCCTTCCACTGCCACAAGAGCCACCACACCATGAACGCGATGGGCCACGACGTGCCCACCCTCATCGGCCTGGACCACAAGGACGTCGCCAGGCAGATCACGAACCTGGTGCCCGACTACATGGTGATGGGCGAGCGCGGCATGGCCGACATGGGCGAGATGGAGATGCCCATTCCCGACAACACCGCGCGAATGATGACCGGCGAAGGGCCGTTCGGCTCGGTCGAGATGGGCGGCATGTTCAGCGTGGTCAAGGTGCGCAGGAACCAGAAGCCCGGCGACTACAGCAACCCCGGCTGGTTCAAGCATCCCAAGGGCACCGTGGCCTACGAGCTCGACGGCCCGCCACCGGAGACCTCGCGCCGGCGCGATGCCGGTGCGGCCGCGATGCCCGCGCAGAACATGCCTGCCAAGAACATCGAAGTCCAGATCCGCAAGCCCGGCAGCGGCCACACCGGCCACTGA
- a CDS encoding TolC family protein, with the protein MKRAVRLTALAAAAVLLAGCASVGIDDALQDTNTQAGQFTGGKLELSRTQEQRDRRVALAQELLSRPLSQSDAVQLALTNSPAVQALVAQSWGDIAAANQSSRLPNPVFTFERMRLNSELEIGRLLSFGLVDLLLLPQRLSISRSQSSQAKVQLTGAVVDQVTQVRQAWVRAVAAQQLLQYAEQVNRSAQASAELARRMQQIGNFSKLQRARQQVFYADATTQLASAQHAATAAREELVRALGLDDVQAARLALPERLPDLPKAPREAKEVAATATEQRLDVQLARAQLDVAGKSQGINLLSTFVDVEVGGRRDTVFDNAEGTRSTRRGFELDIRLPLFDWGSAQRDALNAQSLAAANRYDATVRGASSQLREGYSAYRTAYDIARHYRDEIVPLRQAMADENVLRYNGMLIGVFELLAEARDQIASVSNAINAQQQFWLADAALAASVIGKPTAMGAPTASAGGEAASAGAAH; encoded by the coding sequence ATGAAGCGCGCCGTGCGCCTCACGGCCCTCGCGGCGGCGGCCGTCTTGCTGGCCGGCTGCGCCTCGGTCGGCATCGACGACGCGCTGCAGGACACCAACACCCAGGCCGGGCAGTTCACCGGCGGCAAGCTCGAGCTCAGCCGCACGCAGGAGCAGCGCGACCGCCGCGTCGCGCTCGCGCAGGAGCTGCTGTCCAGGCCGCTGTCGCAAAGCGACGCGGTGCAGCTCGCGCTCACCAACAGCCCCGCGGTGCAGGCCCTGGTCGCGCAGAGCTGGGGCGACATCGCCGCGGCCAACCAGTCGAGCCGGCTGCCCAACCCGGTCTTCACCTTCGAGCGCATGCGCCTGAACAGCGAACTCGAGATCGGGCGGCTGCTGTCCTTCGGCCTCGTGGACCTCCTCCTGCTGCCGCAGCGCCTGTCGATCTCGCGCAGCCAATCGAGCCAGGCCAAGGTGCAGCTCACCGGCGCGGTGGTCGACCAGGTCACGCAGGTGCGGCAGGCCTGGGTCCGCGCCGTCGCTGCGCAACAGTTGCTGCAGTACGCCGAGCAGGTCAACCGCTCGGCGCAGGCCAGCGCGGAACTCGCGCGGCGTATGCAGCAGATCGGCAACTTCAGCAAGCTGCAGCGCGCGCGCCAGCAGGTCTTCTATGCCGACGCGACCACGCAGCTGGCATCGGCGCAGCACGCCGCCACCGCCGCGCGCGAGGAGCTCGTGCGCGCCCTGGGTCTCGATGATGTGCAGGCCGCCAGGCTGGCCTTGCCCGAGCGGCTGCCCGATCTGCCCAAGGCGCCGCGCGAGGCCAAGGAAGTGGCCGCCACCGCGACCGAGCAGCGCCTCGACGTGCAGCTCGCGCGCGCCCAGCTCGACGTGGCGGGCAAGTCGCAGGGCATCAACCTGCTGTCGACCTTCGTCGACGTGGAGGTCGGCGGCCGGCGCGACACCGTGTTCGACAACGCCGAAGGCACCCGGAGCACGCGGCGCGGCTTCGAGCTCGACATCCGGCTGCCGCTGTTCGACTGGGGCTCGGCGCAGCGCGACGCGTTGAATGCGCAGTCGCTGGCCGCGGCCAACCGCTACGACGCCACCGTGCGTGGCGCTTCGTCGCAGTTGCGCGAAGGCTACTCGGCCTACCGCACCGCCTACGACATCGCGCGGCACTACCGCGACGAGATCGTGCCGCTGCGCCAGGCCATGGCCGACGAGAACGTGCTTCGCTACAACGGCATGCTGATCGGCGTCTTCGAGCTGCTGGCCGAGGCGCGCGACCAGATCGCCAGCGTGAGCAACGCCATCAACGCCCAGCAGCAGTTCTGGCTGGCCGATGCCGCGCTGGCGGCCTCGGTGATCGGCAAGCCCACGGCCATGGGCGCCCCGACCGCCAGCGCGGGGGGCGAAGCCGCCTCCGCCGGCGCCGCCCATTGA